In Methanolacinia paynteri, the genomic stretch TTCTGTTAATAGTAGTAACTATTATTCCCGGCCACGTTTCATGCCTGGAAGAAAGCGATCTGGAGCAGATTCTTTATATCAACTCATATGATTTCGATTTTTCATGGAGTAAACTCATGGCGGACGGAGTCCATGACGGTATCATTTCCGGTTTGAACGAGAGCGAAAAACCCGGGGTGTATGTTCTTACCGAGTTTATGGACTCAAAATTCATCTCTGACGATATTCATTTCAGGAATCTCTACAACCTTTACTCATACAAATTAAAAGGCAACAAACCCGGTGTAATTATCGTATCGGATGACAATGCACTCAGGTTTATGAGAGAATACGGAGATGAGATGTTTCCGGGAGTGCCGGTAGTTTTTACAGGCATAAACGACTATGATTGGATTCTCGATGATCTGCCTGCCAATTATACCGGAATAATCGAAAAAACTCCGATCGAAGAGAATATAGATCTGGTTCTCAGGCTGCACCCGGATTTGAATACAATATACTTTGTGACCGACGATACATTCACAGGGAAAACCGTCCGCAGACAGACCGAAAATATCACGAAAAAATATGAAGACAGGATTGAGGTCAGGTATTCGGGCCAGGGGCTGAGTACAGGGGAAATGCTCCGTGAAGTGCAGGAACTCCCCGACAATTCGGCAGTAATCTTCTTCACTTACAGCATCCTGAACGAAAACGGGGATAAGATGTACCCCGACCGCTACATCATCACTCTCATGAATCAGAATCGAATCCCGGTATATACTGTAATGGACCAGTACAATAAACTGGGAGTTTCCGGAGGTTACCAGATATCCGCATATGAACTCGGGAAAGCGGCATCCGAAAAGGCCATGAAAATAATCCATGGAACCGATCCGAATGACATCCCGGTTGAAACAGAAACACCCTCCAAAATTGAACTTAATTACGACGATATTAAAAAATACGATATAAAAGACGACAATATCCCGTCGGAAACCGAATTCTTCAACAGACCTTCATACATGGTTGCCATCCCGAAAAATTTCGCAACCGCGATAGTAATCCTGATATTGTCTCTTGCAGCCATCCTGCTCATCTCTCTTGTCTACAATAATAAGCTAAAAAAGACCGAGATCGAACTTAAAGATTCGCTCGACGAGAAAAATATCCTTCTAAGAGAGATCCACCACAGGGTCAAGAACAATCTGGCCGTGATAACAAGTCTCGTAGAAATGCAGTCCATGAATTCGATGGAGACCGAAACGAAACAAAAACTCAGGGATATGGGCAACAGGATAATATCGATGTCTATTATCTATGACAACCTGTACCAGTCGGGAAATCTTTCAAAGATCAATATCAGGACCGTTTTCATGACCCTCGGAGAGAAGCTTATCCAGGACTATAGTATGGGGATCGATATTCATTTTGAGGTAACCGGTGAGGACTGCCTGATCAGCCCCGACAAAGCGGTCCCTCTCAGCCTGGTAATTAACGAAATAATAGGAAATTCATTGAGATTTGCATTTGCAGGAAAAAAATCGGGCGAAATCCGGATCAACTATACCTGTAAAGACGAAATCCTCAACATAAGAATCTCTGATAACGGCATCGGAATCGACCGGCCGTATATCGAAGGCGAAACGGAATCCATCGGTCTCGATCTCATCAGGAACATCGTATCACTTCAGCTCAACGGAACAGCAGAGATCCGCAGCGACGGCGGTACGATCTGGATCATCAGCTTTCCTACAGACAACGATTAATCTTTTCTTCCCGCAAACCCGACGATTTTTTTCCAGTCCGATAATTTCTCTTCATA encodes the following:
- a CDS encoding ABC transporter substrate binding protein encodes the protein MGRLWAAVFLLLIVVTIIPGHVSCLEESDLEQILYINSYDFDFSWSKLMADGVHDGIISGLNESEKPGVYVLTEFMDSKFISDDIHFRNLYNLYSYKLKGNKPGVIIVSDDNALRFMREYGDEMFPGVPVVFTGINDYDWILDDLPANYTGIIEKTPIEENIDLVLRLHPDLNTIYFVTDDTFTGKTVRRQTENITKKYEDRIEVRYSGQGLSTGEMLREVQELPDNSAVIFFTYSILNENGDKMYPDRYIITLMNQNRIPVYTVMDQYNKLGVSGGYQISAYELGKAASEKAMKIIHGTDPNDIPVETETPSKIELNYDDIKKYDIKDDNIPSETEFFNRPSYMVAIPKNFATAIVILILSLAAILLISLVYNNKLKKTEIELKDSLDEKNILLREIHHRVKNNLAVITSLVEMQSMNSMETETKQKLRDMGNRIISMSIIYDNLYQSGNLSKINIRTVFMTLGEKLIQDYSMGIDIHFEVTGEDCLISPDKAVPLSLVINEIIGNSLRFAFAGKKSGEIRINYTCKDEILNIRISDNGIGIDRPYIEGETESIGLDLIRNIVSLQLNGTAEIRSDGGTIWIISFPTDND